From the Theileria equi strain WA chromosome 4 map unlocalized gcontig_1105316255041, whole genome shotgun sequence genome, one window contains:
- a CDS encoding signal peptide containing protein (encoded by transcript BEWA_045580A), which yields MRIAHTLLAIFLIRWVRCGDSDGKGVVKGADKQNPPKPTHPASSLASKVDGSLFNVEESLEGNVPVLKLTSKKNAKATKLTFDGQTVWEDDNKLCLSAVSYLDEGKPTMTAIKAKGVKGGANFTLYRYHDGNEWKDGKEEDHKKKLEDLKERCKPGETLDLSNPDTSKLDVHTENAYGVSLKEYTPKSAFHISSLTDGDKELWKASGDGQKCKLVESYSKGALELLYLETSESTGTKFNYFEKTDGKWKDITEKDFNSKFKEIAQKGN from the coding sequence atgaggattGCTCATACACTCTTGGCAATATTTCTAATAAGATGGGTAAGGTGTGGAGATagtgatggaaaaggagTAGTAAAGGGAGCAGATAAACAAAATCCTCCTAAGCCCACACACCCAGCAAGTTCATTGGCTTCCAAAGTAGATGGGTCACTGTTCAATGTTGAAGAGTCCCTTGAGGGCAATGTTCCAGTTCTCAAGCTCACATCCAAGAAGAATGCTAAGGCTACTAAGCTCACATTTGATGGTCAGACAGTTTGGgaagatgataataaaCTATGTCTCTCAGCTGTCTCGTATCTGGACGAAGGAAAGCCTACCATGACCGCCATAAAAGCTAAAGGCGTTAAGGGTGGTGCTAATTTTACTCTCTAcagataccatgatggtaaCGAGTggaaagatggtaaagaagaggaCCACAAGAAGAAGCTAGAGGATCTAAAGGAGAGATGTAAACCTGGAGAAACTTTAGACCTTTCTAACCCGGATACCTCCAAGTTAGATGTGCACACAGAAAATGCATATGGAGTGTCATTAAAGGAGTATACTCCAAAAAGTGCCTTCCACATATCCTCTCTGACTGATGGTGATAAGGAACTATGGAaagcttctggagatggCCAAAAGTGTAAACTTGTAGAGTCTTATTCTAAGGGTGCTCTAGAACTTCTTTACCTGGAGACCTCAGAGAGTACTGGAACTAAGTTTAActactttgagaagactgatggtaaatggaaggatatCACCGAGAAGGATTTTAATAGTAAATTCAAAGAAATAGCTCAAAAGGGGAATTAA
- a CDS encoding hypothetical protein (encoded by transcript BEWA_045590A), with protein sequence MSGGIRLDIDPKSWSKIPEEITCEDDNFPGTYDSYKYYSEPGKGKPFILSALLHKESVLKGIIPYPVPVKVISTYFNGDKTNILFIHIVLSIGTNWYCANPDTDVNVRENTFTRFIVDSSDVLNTDDIENILQNVETHNGFSIAQLNATDGSFSKKLLGDSDIIFDLTEKPSTSGGNGKYDSEYSGTSITVTPGSLIGGTFKKIQHNPTYSPFCVKDIQLSGGNDMKVKGGLPNDLITGFYVYYKDATYTTPLLVELNISLDVISGSYVTSRYLLSKNTEKSGKGKEWDIRKIGSYIEEGELKKVIQSISDGSKLNLTLIEGEDLKSKLGDINKGITIDITRTFEQTGGIHTKYYDSDGVRIPYKTLSSSGYYVVQQPYFPSFILKGIKTESGSDITGKNLHPPGTEIWQLNIYFKEAYKDPVLIEVICKYEQSDGCPKYVYYYCKDGNNTWNGYLLSTQFKKGGAGEDFADTENLIRHVKQNADKVVFEKLEGNLKGRLTKYPPDPLWVETQEGKSTEERRQGDDQNENSNRSSTLETHTNSSSGLGPEAIAGISSGVLGGGGLVGVTIWKWPTIMSSLITRL encoded by the coding sequence atgtCTGGTGGAATACGACTGGACATAGATCCAAAAAGTTGGAGCAAAATTCCAGAGGAGATAACATGCGAAGATGATAATTTTCCTGGTACATATGATTCCTACAAGTATTATTCTGAGCCAGGAAAGGGCAAGCCTTTCATTTTATCGGCTCTTCTTCACAAGGAAAGTGTGCTTAAGGGAATCATACCATATCCTGTTCCTGTAAAAGTTATTTCCACATATTTTAACGGTGACAAGACCAATATATTGTTTATACATATTGTTCTTTCCATTGGAACCAATTGGTACTGTGCGAATCCAGATACCGATGTAAACGTAAGGGAAAACACTTTTACAAGATTTATAGTGGATTCTAGTGATGTACTTAATACCGATGATATAGAGaatatactccaaaacGTAGAGACACACAATGGATTTAGCATTGCTCAGCTAAATGCTACTGATGGTAGCTTTTCCAAGAAACTGCTCGGAGATAGTGACATCATTTTTGACCTTACTGAAAAGCCTAGTACAAGTGGTGGAAATGGTAAATACGATTCTGAATATTCTGGGACAAGTATCACTGTAACACCCGGTAGTTTAATAGGAGGTACATTTAAAAAGATTCAACACAATCCAACTTATAGTCCATTTTGTGTTAAGGATATCCAGCTTAGTGGTGGGAACGATATGAAAGTTAAGGGAGGACTTCCGAATGATCTCATCACAGGTTTTTATGTCTACTATAAAGATGCTACTTATACTACCCCTTTACTTGTGGAATTGAACATTAGTCTAGACGTTATAAGTGGTAGTTATGTTACTAGCAGGTACCTCTTATCTAAGAATACCGAAAAGAGCGGTAAAGGCAAAGAATGGGATATCCGCAAGATTGGTTCATACATAGAGGAAGGTGAACTTAAGAAGGTAATACAGAGCATTTCTGATGGAAGTAAGCTAAATCTTACTTTGATAGAAGGTGAAGACCTAAAGAGTAAGCTTGGTGATATAAACAAGGGAATTACTATTGATATAACGAGGACATTTGAACAGACAGGTGGGATTCATACGAAATATTATGACTCAGATGGAGTACGGATTCCATATAAAACACTATCATCTTCTGGCTATTATGTTGTTCAACAGCCTTACTTTCCCTCGTTCATATTAAAAGGCATTAAGACAGAATCAGGTAGTGATATAACTGGGAaaaatcttcatcctcctGGCACAGAGATATGGCAGCTGAATATCTATTTTAAGGAGGCCTACAAAGATCCAGTTCTCATTGAGGTTATATGTAAATATGAGCAATCAGATGGTTGCCCCAAGTATGTCTATTACTATTGCAAAGATGGTAACAATACTTGGAACGGATATCTCTTAAGTACGCAATTTAAGAAGGGAGGGGCAGGAGAAGATTTTGCAGACACAGAAAATCTTATTAGACATGTCAAACAGAATGCTGATAAGGTAGTTTTCGAAAAACTTGAGGGAAATCTAAAAGGCAGACTTACCAAATATCCACCGGACCCTCTGTGGGTGGAAACTCAAGAAGGTAAAAGTACAGAAGAACGGAGACAAGGGGACGACCAGAATGAAAATAGTAATAGATCTAGTACCCTTGAAACTCACACTAATTCCTCTTCTGGACTTGGTCCAGAAGCTATAGCGGGAATATCTAGTGGAGTGCTAGGAGGTGGAGGTCTCGTCGGTGTTACTATATGGAAGTGGCCTACTATAATGTCATCTCTAATCACTCGCTTGTAA
- a CDS encoding hypothetical protein (encoded by transcript BEWA_045600A) — protein MNIFRPINWHLKMDFSWVFIFLASVHICGHVGCVETRGGTEGRYAGSSSVRLDVAKKPSVRYFDSKDVTVGGLNFKEYEPKLNVNVTAVLHSSSTLLNIEAPRRLKNVQISDQEGVNLLVITTNGYGSDEKLFFEFRDTDYVSISKGAFESRIEKLKLPEGAQTTKESQSITAFDLENTSMNSLRIIKDSFSGISSVSYNLKTPVRTVRSNGTVIWFGSDGTCSLVETFSDGKETLLKILVKTVLLAGQTPDETYAMYFITTGDNKWRRMYEQEFDEGLENMKVEGVEGSNGSIELEDTFSVLQLTHVVE, from the coding sequence atgaacaTATTCAGACCAATTAACTGGCACTTAAAGATGGATTTTTCGTGGgttttcatcttccttgcTTctgtacacatttgtggTCACGTAGGTTGTGTGGAAACCAGAGGAGGCACAGAAGGAAGATACGCAGGATCAAGTTCCGTTCGACTTGACGTTGCAAAGAAGCCCAGtgttagatattttgatTCTAAAGATGTGACTGTTGGTGGACTGAACTTTAAAGAGTATGAGCCAAAGCTTAACGTCAATGTGACTGCAgttcttcattcttcctccaccCTGCTGAACATAGAAGCTCCACGCCGACTTAAGAATGTCCAAATTTCTGACCAAGAGGGTGTAAACCTGCTGGTGATAACGACAAACGGCTATGGATCCGACGAGAAACTCTTCTTTGAGTTCCGGGACACGGACTATGTAAGTATTTCAAAGGGAGCATTTGAGAGCAGAATAGAGAAGTTGAAGCTACCAGAAGGTGCTCAAACTACCAAGGAATCCCAGAGCATTACTGCATTTGACCTTGAAAATACAAGCATGAACAGTTTACGTATCATTAAAGATAGTTTCAGTGGCATAAGTAGTGTTTCATACAACCTCAAAACTCCAGTCAGGACTGTTCGTTCTAATGGTACTGTCATTTGGTTTGGAAGTGATGGTACATGCTCACTTGTGGAGACATTTTCAGATGGCAAGGAGACTCTGCTCAAGATACTTGTGAAGACGGTGTTACTCGCTGGTCAGACACCTGATGAAACTTACGCAATGTACTTTATAACTACGGGCGATAATAAATGGAGGAGAATGTACGAACAGGAGTTTGATGAGGGACTGGAGAATATGAAGGTAGAGGGCGTGGAAGGCTCCAATGGTTCCATAGAGTTGGAGGATACATTCTCAGTTCTTCAGCTCACTCATGTAGTTGAATGA
- a CDS encoding hypothetical protein (encoded by transcript BEWA_045610A): MSTVDIKKRCPEGRSPGTCQDDRFIQAEKGNLPDNAKGYEYVTHDLSNITWTGELTYDGHPLVIEGDRGTTTFSKKYPNLKEVTTYYYREGEKYEEKIQIPLVLRIHSVGRPYYLYLNKGGDHTKWKSVPLKDLKEIPAHGNTTEYLNEKLKRQTCTLHRLHKIDIRNDGTNKTNPYTCPVCKKAKLFLKVDTPGQPIDYYKKCCHAPQDTKGKIKYPLTYGNDLIKYRERDDKSKSLSVKKGDDISVYYWEGDDKHENPLLIQVKRAGGGDSEWYENDLQYKDKNYKWKKLGEQETSGFSGMSGNFKKKLDDLNCKLNRSVRINLGLDSGCHDSNDHRHKDRIKAFHNGAFNKSPLISAYEYTSKESGEKLFSVAELFIVGYRQKVQSTNLFLKDVTKVISYASFCDPTNPFLIRVEFNNSNENKWYERKTNNTWERKDNDLSSQIGEIFANVKAKLSIKECPTSAPPPKEGVKINITEQPKGGTLNGTYNTIFGAHTDYVVINKGFADLNKGFFRVTHQTATEKSFLLSRELDNGEEIKTGTGMGRPLDVQYVEVYFWQGVPNLPILLGISQGGHLKYYSKGFSWINAGNSNNTLEYLLDEKNCQRNNAIPINLRNPEDPSQLYTDCQVPTSIKETKKISIYSHYLVSKSDYTVKEYKVGGGGARISRVTFDKDTNIDPLPTPVTKIKLYYWQHGRTLPLLVEFISDSSQRAFFENSDEKSLTWAPVGGDEAKKFYKNGPPRNDYTDEITKKLDEVSCRVHHTVNIDVFKKRDRKSYCHDRCIPNRIKVNAKYNTPGYTAYQHTSNIYGETFTVTVITSHGQEQNTSLPYPLRDVKQVTIYFPECNVDYPVAMHIESGGENLKEGKWLKNETGKGNWVQFNPSGENNIATILGKLKVNIPNCEETAILEHQLKSEKAAEIGEQAALESADPTPAIISTDEEEDGYDDITTSMEYAQFAAQGTPGPDSSPAPSNKGSNPPIKTISIITSSVLGASGSITGFAYWIYQRFAGDPWVRQI, translated from the coding sequence ATGTCTACCGTCGACATAAAGAAAAGGTGCCCTGAAGGAAGAAGTCCGGGTACATGTCAGGATGATCGATTTATACAGGCAGAAAAAGGAAATCTTCCAGATAACGCCAAAGGCTACGAATACGTCACTCACGATTTATCCAATATTACATGGACAGGAGAACTAACATATGATGGCCACCCTCTTGTAATAGAAGGTGATAGAGGAACTACTACGTTTTCCAAAAAGTATCCTAATCTCAAGGAAGTGACTACATACTACTATAGAGAAGGTGAGAAATATGAAGAAAAGATACAGATACCCCTTGTCCTCAGAATTCATAGTGTAGGAAGACCATATTACTTGTACCTTAACAAGGGTGGAGACCatacaaaatggaaaagtgTACCtttgaaagatttaaagGAAATTCCTGCACATGGTAATACCACCGAATACCTTAATGAGAAGTTAAAGCGTCAGACGTGTACTCTTCACAGACTCCATAAAATTGATATACGTAATGATGGAACTAACAAGACTAACCCGTACACATGTCCTGTTTGTAAAAAGGCCAAGttatttttaaaggtgGATACGCCAGGACAGCCTATCGACTATTACAAAAAGTGTTGTCATGCTCCACAAGATACTAAAGGTAAAATCAAATACCCACTTACTTATGGAAATGATCTTATTAAATACCGAGAACGTGATGACAAATCAAAATCACTATCTGTTAAAAAGGGTGATGATATTTCcgtttactactgggaaGGAGATGATAAGCATGAAAATCCTCTCTTGATACAAGTTAAACGCGCTGGCGGAGGTGATTCGGAgtggtatgagaatgatCTGCAATATAAGGATAAAAATTACAAGTGGAAGAAGTTGGGAGAACAAGAAACTAGCGGTTTCTCTGGAATGTCCGGAAATTTTAAGAAAAAACTGGATGACCTCAATTGTAAACTCAATAGATCTGTGAGGATCAACTTAGGATTGGACTCGGGCTGTCATGATTCCAATGATCATAGACACAAGGACAGAATAAAGGCTTTTCATAATGGTGCATTTAACAAATCTCCTTTGATTTCTGCATATGAATATACAAGTAAAGAATCGGGTGAGAAACTATTTTCTGTAGCGGAACTATTTATTGTAGGCTATAGACAAAAGGTACAATCCACTAACCTATTCTTAAAGGATGTTACAAAGGTTATTTCATATGCTTCGTTTTGTGATCCTACAAATCCATTCCTTATACGTGTGGAATTCAATAATAGTAATGAGAATAAGTGGTACGAAAGAAAAACTAATAATACCTGGGAGAGGAAAGATAATGACTTGTCTAGCCAAATCGGGGAAATTTTCGCCAATGTTAAGGCAAAACTAAGTATAAAAGAATGTCCTACTTCTGCCCCTCCTCCAAAAGAGGGTGTCAAGATAAATATAACAGAACAACCAAAGGGTGGTACACTTAATGGTACCTACAATACTATCTTTGGTGCTCATACCGATTATGTCGTCATTAATAAGGGTTTTGCCGATTTAAATAAGGGTTTCTTTAGGGTCACTCACCAAACTGCTACAGAGAAATCCTTTCTACTAAGTAGAGAGCTAGATAATGGAGAGGAAATAAAAACTGGTACAGGAATGGGAAGGCCATTAGACGTCCAGTATGTAGAGGTATACTTTTGGCAGGGGGTCCCTAACTTGCCAATTCTACTTGGGATTAGTCAGGGTGGACATCTTAAGTACTATAGCAAAGGTTTTTCGTGGATAAATGCTGGTAACTCTAATAATACACTTGAATATCTTCTCGATGAGAAGAATTGTCAAAGGAACAACGCTATTCCAATTAACCTCCGAAACCCTGAAGACCCTTCTCAGCTTTATACTGATTGTCAAGTACCGACATCTATAAAGGAGACAAAAAAAATATCTATTTATTCACATTACTTAGTTTCTAAAAGTGACTACACTGTTAAGGAATACAAAGTTGGTGGAGGTGGTGCAAGAATATCCAGAGTTACATTTGATAAAGATACGAATATAGATCCTCTTCCTACTCCTGTTACTAAGATTAAGCTATATTACTGGCAACATGGAAGGactcttccacttcttGTTGAGTTCATTAGTGATTCTAGCCAGCGTGCATTCTTTGAGAACAGTGATGAGAAGAGTCTTACTTGGGCACCTGTTGGAGGGGATGAAGCCAAGaagttttacaaaaatGGTCCTCCACGAAATGATTATACTGATGAAATTACTAAGAAGCTCGATGAAGTTAGCTGCAGGGTCCACCATACAGTTAATATAGACGTATTTAAGAAGAGGGATAGAAAGTCGTATTGTCATGATAGATGTATACCGAATAGGATAAAGGTTAACGCTAAGTATAACACCCCTGGATACACTGCTTACCAACATACTTCTAATATTTACGGGGAGACTTTTACAGTAACCGTTATAACTAGTCATGGTCAAGAACAAAATACCAGTCTACCGTATCCTCTCAGAGATGTAAAACAAGTtacaatatattttccagaatGTAATGTAGATTATCCAGTTGCTATGCATATTGAATCCGGTGGAGAAAATTTAAAAGAGGGAAAGTGGCTTAAGAATGAAACTGGAAAGGGGAACTGGGTTCAGTTTAATCCAAGTGGCGAAAACAATATCGCTACAATTCTAGGAAAACTCAAAGTAAATATACCAAACTGTGAAGAGACTGCCATTCTGGAACACCAATTAAAATCAGAAAAAGCCGCTGAAATTGGTGAACAAGCTGCTCTTGAATCTGCTGATCCTACTCCTGCTATTATATCTACTgacgaagaagaggatggATATGACGATATTACTACTTCCATGGAGTATGCTCAATTTGCTGCTCAAGGAACTCCTGGTCCTGACTCTTCTCCAGCCCCTTCTAATAAAGGCTCTAATCCTCCTATTAAGACTATCTCTATTATCACATCTTCTGTTCTTGGTGCTTCAGGATCCATAACAGGGTTTGCTTACTGGATCTACCAGCGCTTTGCtggagacccttgggttagacagatttag
- a CDS encoding hypothetical protein (encoded by transcript BEWA_045620A), whose product MGNKYSIDISRKDAHGTNTIKYKDTKGNLVELFRKDHYTKDGKKFPGFKIYTHELPYQIFLDYYIEEVKYAETKQTGLEPAAIKKPKYVGVFYWEADDDNLCPLLLELGDTFRNPTLYKASGIRSNKWESLSSRSHDTVKELFKNAVIINLQGKDGKYSPHPSQNGFKNGKLNGKNFPTMNVNKEEDKPCQGYVTITQQLEGIQHMNILSTWTTPENKQIRFTEPIIENKYKTARIYYSACNTAYANGERNGDTDLRNPLILELVKEGGASEFYIRNKGDSKWVMDSNINTNNLIEKLDDLNCKYNNLFAVDISKETESYPCGTYCKRHKITVSEYSAGKVHGYKNIRHVPKESYGYTLSRIKNGGSSLTLDGQKFPIPRVSQVLLYYPNCSPNKPILLYIHHGNGDTEWFKRDPVDENKWTRATEAELKKVSILTAIRKSGLKKVLYDILKELNIPECKNKEGTTIIDIQDCLKEGHSHNNNLSGTVGDSDYFGYCIHSGLKPEESIITRGDDLLEIEGSNAKDPTILSDKHPDAYSITTFYHKKYDENSHVTNNLLLIRIEDAKNKYHWYEISVDGTWKKSNDFTNGGIKLPVSIDEGTRGLREKLEELSLNFVTPVVLDIYKGPINHPFKASEEKSLEDYLKRTYIPTNGRSFVLSETLNNGNKIGGKPAPIHYVQTISVYYWGGKDTEPILFGITKTSGEVKYYGKNGKEGTSWLNGPQHTTTELDALDHQNCQLNNAIPFEITDPAIRPKNTKSNCLNNYRRISFLPNSKNPPGSNYTVKEYTINNGAKMSRITYNNRDINIGLPKTYPVSKVRMFFYPGSGMPLMLQFIKKDVEYRAKWYYSTNPHGTEWQGHDTSGTTFYDSDDKPTEALTKQLDKVICKYHNGVTVDLSYKIYKSEERYCCDEHQEDDLKRISANDVTACCWHQSNPITYHKHTITDKFKLAAIMFKEHGTKTRRNITLKGLPFPISGIDSVSAFYCGKNPVLIYVQGGNPQVNKWYQKNGNTYDEEWVELSDDLQGITPEWLNIPSTCENYNQLVNVMKYFVGCKDYVECNKAPLTGYRFAPRPGLEGGNGPVLSLNGPTHPVVGGRNPQHLPGQFGGSQGLEPLSELEGSAITVDSRTSTLPPELIGGYASSQYLSGEEGGHSGSDKATTEDSKGLLDKLKISPETVKTGASAVGTGGAAYGGWELGREILFNISRML is encoded by the coding sequence ATGGGAAATAAATATTCTATTGATATTAGTAGGAAAGATGCACATGGCACAAATACAATTAAGTATAAGGATACCAAGGGTAACTTGGTGGAACTCTTTAGGAAGGACCATTACACTAAAGATGGCAAGAAATTCCCTGGATTCAAGATCTACACGCACGAATTACCGTATCAGATCTTCTTAGACTACTACATCGAGGAAGTAAAGTATGCAGAGACTAAACAAACTGGCCTGGAGCCGGCTGCAATTAAGAAACCAAAGTACGTTGGGGTCTTTTACTGGGAAGCTGACGATGATAACCTCTGTCCCCTACTCCTTGAACTGGGTGACACTTTCCGGAATCCCACTCTATACAAAGCCTCTGGCATACGCAGTAATAAGTGGGAAAGTCTCTCATCACGGTCTCATGATACTGTAAAAGAGCTCTTCAAGAACGCTGTGATCATCAATCTGCAAGGAAAAGATGGAAAGTACAGTCCACATCCCTCCCAAAATGGCTTCAAGAATGGGAAGCTTAATGGAAAGAATTTCCCGACAATGAATGTTaataaagaagaagacAAACCCTGTCAGGGTTATGTCACCATTACTCAGCAACTGGAGGGGATACAACATATGAACATTCTCTCAACTTGGACCACTCCTGAGAATAAGCAGATACGCTTCACAGAGCCCATCATAGAGAATAAGTACAAGACTGCCAGGATCTACTACAGTGCCTGCAATACTGCATATGCTAACGGAGAACGTAATGGAGACACTGACCTAAGGAACCCTCTCATCTTGGAACTGGTGAAAGAGGGAGGTGCCTCAGAATTCTACATTAGAAACAAGGGTGACAGTAAATGGGTAATGGATTCAAATATAAATACGAATAATTTAAttgagaaactagatgaTCTGAACTGCAAGTACAATAATCTCTTTGCAGTGGATATCTCCAAGGAGACTGAAAGTTACCCATGTGGAACATACTGTAAGAGGCATAAGATTACTGTATCAGAATATAGCGCTGGAAAGGTTCATGGGTACAAGAACATACGACACGTTCCCAAAGAAAGTTATGGCTATACGCTCAGTAGAatcaagaatggaggatCTTCCTTGACACTGGATGGACAGAAATTTCCGATACCAAGAGTCTCTCAAGTGCTCCTCTATTATCCAAATTGTTCTCCAAATAAACCTATTCTCCTCTACATCCATCATGGAAACGGGGATACTGAGTGGTTTAAGAGAGACCCCGTGGATGAAAACAAATGGACCAGAGCGACGGAAGCAGAGCTGAAGAAAGTATCCATACTAACTGCCATCAGGAAAAGCGGTCTTAAGAAGGTGCTTTATGATATACTAAAGGAGTTGAATATACCCGAATGTAAAAACAAGGAAGGGACCACAATCATAGACATCCAAGATTGTCTAAAGGAAGGCCACTCCCACAATAATAATCTCAGTGGAACTGTAGGAGACTCAGATTACTTTGGATATTGTATCCATAGTGGACTAAAACCAGAAGAGAGTATAATCACCCGCGGTGATGATCTTCTTGAAATAGAAGGCAGCAATGCAAAGGATCCTACTATACTCAGTGATAAGCATCCAGATGCTTATTCCATAACTACATTCTATCataaaaaatatgatgaaaatTCACATGTAACAAACAATCTCCTTCTAATAAGGATTGAAGATGCTAAAAATAAGTACCACTGGTATGAGATATCCGTAGATGGTACTTGGAAAAAGTCCAATGATTTTACTAATGGAGGTATTAAGCTTCCTGTATCCATTGATGAAGGGACAAGAGGGTTGAGAGAAAAATTAGAGGAACTAAGCCTCAACTTTGTAACACCAGTAGTATTGGACATCTACAAAGGACCTATAAACCACCCCTTCAAGGCATCCGAAGAAAAGAGTCTAGAAGATTACTTGAAACGCACTTATATACCTACCAATGGAAGATCATTTGTCCTAAGTGAAACTCTCAACAATGGAAACAAGATAGGAGGAAAACCAGCTCCCATACACTATGTGCAGACTATTtctgtttactactgggGTGGTAAAGACACTGAACCGATCCTATTTGGAATTACCAAGACTAGCGGTGAAGTGAAATATTATGgaaagaatggaaaagaggGCACTTCTTGGTTGAATGGTCCACAACATACCACTACTGAACTAGATGCACTTGATCACCAAAACTGCCAGCTTAATAACGCTATTCCATTCGAAATTACCGATCCTGCCATTAGGCCAAAAAATACTAAATCCAACTGTCTAAATAATTACAGAAGGATATCGTTCCTTCCTAATTCTAAAAATCCTCCTGGTAGCAACTACACTGTTAAGGAATACACAATTAACAACGGAGCAAAAATGTCCAGAATCACCTATAACAACCGGGATATAAATATTGGCCTTCCAAAAACTTATCCAGTTTCCAAGGTTAGAATGTTTTTTTACCCTGGCAGTGGCATGCCTCTCATGCTCCAGTTCATAAAGAAGGATGTTGAATATAGAGCAAAGTGGTATTACAGTACTAATCCTCATGGTACCGAGTGGCAAGGACATGATACCAGTGGAACTACATTCTATGATAGTGATGACAAACCTACTGAAGCTCTTACCAAACAACTTGACAAGGTGATTTGTAAATACCACAACGGTGTTACTGTCGATCTAtcatacaaaatatataaatcAGAAGAAAGGTACTGCTGTGATGAGCATCAAGAGGATGACCTAAAAAGGATCTCCGCTAATGACGTGACAGCTTGCTGTTGGCATCAGTCTAACCCTATTACGTATCACAAGCATACCATTACGGATAAGTTTAAGCTAGCTGCCATCATGTTTAAGGAGCATGGTACTAAAACTAGGCGGAACATAACTTTGAAGGGATTGCCATTTCCAATTTCCGGGATAGATAGCGTCTCTGCATTCTACTGCGGAAAGAATCCAGTACTTATCTATGTTCAAGGCGGAAACCCTCAGGTTAATAAGTGGTACCAGAAGAATGGTAACACATATGATGAGGAGTGGGTAGAACTTTCTGATGACCTCCAAGGCATAACACCAGAGTGGTTGAATATTCCTTCAACCTGTGAAAACTACAACCAACTTGTGAATGTAATGAAATACTTTGTTGGATGTAAAGATTATGTTGAATGCAATAAAGCTCCCCTCACCGGTTACAGGTTTGCTCCTCGCCCCGGACTGGAAGGTGGTAACGGCCCAGTCCTGTCTCTAAACGGTCCCACCCATCCAGTTGTAGGTGGTCGTAATCCTCAGCACTTACCTGGTCAATTTGGTGGTTCTCAAGGTCTTGAACCCTTGTCTGAACTAGAAGGTTCCGCTATCACTGTTGATAGTCGAACTAGTACTCTTCCTCCAGAGCTTATAGGTGGTTATGCCTCTTCTCAATACTTATCTGGTGAGGAAGGTGGACATTCTGGATCCGATAAAGCTACTACAGAAGATTCTAAAGGCTTACTAGATAAGCTAAAGATTTCCCCTGAGACCGTAAAAACGGGCGCCTCAGCCGTTGGCACCGGAGGTGCAGCCTATGGTGGCTGGGAATTAGGTAGAGAGATCCTATTTAACATATCGCGCATGTTGTAg